The proteins below come from a single Nitrosospira sp. Is2 genomic window:
- the atpB gene encoding F0F1 ATP synthase subunit A has translation MASGTELTPTSYMSHHLTNLTSSLGDGAFWTLHVDTLVMSVLLGIMSFGFLWWVVRGATSGVPGKRQAFVELAVEFIDEQVKSTFHGDRHAFVAPAALTVFVWVLMMNTMDLLPIDIMAKVYELLGLHNWRSVPTTDINTTFALALSVWLLMIFFNVKVKGLGGWTHELVCTPFGKNPLLWPVNILFNLVEYVSKPLSHSLRLYGNIYAGEIIFLLIGMWAATGLAGTIFGTLLGAGWAIFHILIVTLQAFIFMMLTVVYLSMAHESH, from the coding sequence ATGGCATCAGGCACCGAACTCACTCCGACCTCGTACATGTCGCACCACTTGACCAACCTGACCAGTTCGTTGGGCGATGGCGCATTCTGGACGCTGCACGTTGATACGCTGGTAATGTCGGTATTGCTCGGCATTATGAGTTTTGGTTTTCTGTGGTGGGTGGTGCGCGGCGCGACCTCCGGAGTTCCGGGCAAACGTCAGGCATTTGTCGAACTGGCAGTCGAGTTCATCGACGAGCAGGTCAAAAGCACGTTCCATGGAGATCGCCATGCTTTTGTCGCACCCGCGGCGCTGACAGTGTTTGTTTGGGTTCTGATGATGAATACGATGGACTTGTTGCCCATCGATATCATGGCCAAGGTATATGAGTTGCTGGGGCTTCACAACTGGCGCAGCGTACCGACCACTGACATAAATACCACCTTCGCGCTGGCGCTTTCGGTATGGCTGCTGATGATTTTCTTCAACGTCAAGGTCAAAGGGCTGGGCGGCTGGACACATGAGCTCGTCTGCACGCCCTTCGGCAAAAACCCCCTATTGTGGCCGGTCAATATCCTGTTCAACCTGGTCGAATACGTATCCAAGCCTCTTTCCCATTCCCTGCGTCTCTACGGAAACATATACGCCGGGGAAATCATATTTCTGCTTATCGGCATGTGGGCCGCCACTGGCCTGGCTGGAACGATCTTTGGCACGCTGCTTGGTGCGGGCTGGGCTATCTTCCACATTTTGATCGTCACATTGCAGGCGTTTATTTTCATGATGCTGACGGTGGTTTATCTTTCCATGGCGCACGAATCGCACTGA
- a CDS encoding glycoside hydrolase family 99-like domain-containing protein translates to MQTNESNRSEPRLARLIAFYLPQFHPIPENDLWWGKGFTEWTNVAKAKPMFPGHYQPHVPADLGFYDLRVPETRAAQADMARKYGVEAFCYYHYWFGGRRLLERPFKEVLKSGEPDFPFCLCWANQTWTGIWHGSPNRVLVEQTYPGMTDHEAHFYSLLPAFTDSRYLTLDGKPVFLLYNPKEIPDLERVADYWREMALKEGLKGLHLVGVSKDPAFPQKHNLDASVSPNMPSIEDTWYSWRQPIKKLKLFYRNAKGRPAIFKYGDVVLDFIREVEPGIKNYPCLVPNWDNSPRSGKNALVLDASTPELFRTQAKKALQVTDGTPLEHRLIFIKAWNEWAEGNYLEPDLKFGTSYLEVVKDEFCLVEKQTSRTSSPVAE, encoded by the coding sequence ATGCAAACTAACGAAAGTAACCGGTCGGAACCCAGGTTGGCTCGGCTAATCGCTTTTTATTTGCCTCAATTTCATCCTATTCCGGAAAATGACTTATGGTGGGGCAAGGGCTTCACCGAGTGGACCAATGTGGCAAAGGCGAAACCGATGTTCCCCGGCCACTATCAGCCTCACGTTCCTGCGGATTTGGGCTTCTACGACTTGCGCGTGCCAGAAACACGGGCAGCTCAGGCAGATATGGCGCGGAAATATGGGGTTGAAGCATTCTGCTACTATCACTACTGGTTTGGGGGGCGGAGACTTCTGGAACGCCCATTCAAGGAGGTATTGAAATCGGGCGAACCGGATTTCCCTTTTTGCCTTTGCTGGGCGAACCAGACCTGGACAGGTATCTGGCACGGCAGTCCCAATAGGGTATTAGTGGAACAGACGTACCCCGGTATGACGGATCATGAGGCGCATTTTTATTCGCTATTGCCTGCGTTTACCGATAGCCGCTACCTGACTCTGGATGGGAAGCCGGTTTTCCTCCTATATAACCCCAAGGAAATACCCGACCTGGAGCGCGTGGCCGACTATTGGCGCGAAATGGCTTTGAAGGAAGGGTTGAAGGGGCTGCACCTCGTTGGCGTTAGCAAGGACCCCGCGTTCCCTCAGAAGCATAACCTGGATGCCTCGGTCAGCCCGAATATGCCGTCCATCGAAGATACCTGGTATAGCTGGCGTCAGCCGATCAAGAAGCTGAAATTGTTTTACCGGAATGCGAAGGGAAGGCCTGCGATATTCAAGTATGGGGACGTAGTGCTGGACTTCATCCGCGAAGTGGAGCCCGGTATCAAAAACTATCCGTGCCTTGTGCCAAACTGGGACAACAGTCCGAGGAGCGGAAAAAATGCCTTGGTACTGGATGCGTCTACGCCTGAGCTGTTTCGTACTCAAGCAAAAAAAGCCCTGCAAGTTACCGACGGCACACCCCTGGAGCACAGGCTTATTTTCATAAAGGCGTGGAACGAATGGGCGGAGGGAAACTATCTCGAACCCGACCTGAAGTTCGGGACGTCTTACCTTGAAGTGGTTAAAGACGAGTTCTGTCTTGTGGAAAAACAGACGTCGCGGACTAGTTCCCCGGTCGCGGAATGA
- the atpE gene encoding F0F1 ATP synthase subunit C produces MENLQYLAMIQAYTGIGIGLMIGLGAAGACIGIGIMCSSFLEGAARQPEMIPTLQGKVFLLLGLIDASFIIGVGLAMLFAFGNPLLAVIK; encoded by the coding sequence ATGGAGAATTTGCAATACTTGGCGATGATTCAGGCCTACACGGGCATTGGTATCGGTCTGATGATCGGCCTTGGCGCAGCGGGCGCCTGTATTGGTATCGGTATCATGTGCAGCAGCTTTCTGGAAGGCGCCGCGCGTCAGCCGGAAATGATTCCGACACTGCAAGGCAAAGTGTTCCTCTTGCTCGGGCTGATCGACGCCTCGTTCATTATCGGTGTCGGCTTGGCAATGCTTTTCGCGTTCGGCAATCCCTTGCTGGCGGTCATCAAGTAA
- a CDS encoding PEP-CTERM sorting domain-containing protein produces MKSAPFLIRPTVLVVLLAGLGLSPQTRADPLEVLWYTYAAAGSEYRQKISQLSRMVHTLPQSDGSGWNLTYWHAGDPAPDFTAFDVLVIESGEAFLTGPPDGPPARPDFSGILDNKTALEAARGGRAFITTSDADFHAIRGDAGSVPVDPDAPNRGGRCVPAITAPECWDGALGHAVNAINWAGNGNGLGIVSFLDGEFEGSFWWTHPDSFLRDELDGYIEYAGSEQNPIINPCQALHPLNAGLTSAGLSNWTNSFHATFLPIHGYAPVVSSSLRPGSAVAIAKSDAWLDPWNSVTLLGVVGEEEDDECASPQATSRQNELQTGEAGNVGEAADTGAPSSGAR; encoded by the coding sequence ATGAAAAGCGCTCCATTTTTGATCCGGCCGACCGTGCTTGTTGTGCTTCTTGCCGGGCTCGGTTTGAGTCCGCAGACACGCGCCGACCCCCTGGAGGTACTGTGGTATACCTACGCTGCTGCCGGTTCCGAGTATCGTCAAAAGATTTCACAACTATCCCGCATGGTCCATACCCTTCCTCAAAGCGACGGGTCGGGATGGAACCTGACGTACTGGCACGCCGGGGACCCTGCGCCGGACTTTACCGCGTTTGACGTCCTGGTTATCGAAAGCGGCGAAGCCTTCCTTACCGGTCCGCCCGATGGGCCACCCGCCAGGCCCGACTTCAGCGGCATTCTCGACAATAAAACAGCCCTAGAAGCGGCGCGTGGCGGCCGAGCCTTCATCACCACTTCAGATGCTGATTTTCATGCCATCCGTGGAGACGCGGGGAGCGTTCCGGTTGACCCGGACGCCCCCAACCGCGGTGGCAGATGCGTGCCCGCGATAACCGCGCCCGAGTGCTGGGATGGAGCCCTCGGTCATGCGGTGAATGCAATAAACTGGGCGGGAAACGGCAACGGGCTGGGAATTGTCTCGTTTCTGGATGGGGAGTTCGAGGGCTCCTTCTGGTGGACCCATCCGGACTCGTTCCTGCGCGACGAACTCGATGGATATATCGAATATGCCGGGTCCGAGCAAAACCCGATCATTAACCCCTGTCAGGCGCTCCACCCTCTCAATGCCGGGCTGACATCCGCGGGGCTCTCGAACTGGACCAATTCATTCCATGCAACTTTTCTTCCCATACATGGTTACGCACCCGTTGTCAGCTCAAGTTTAAGGCCGGGCTCTGCCGTTGCGATTGCCAAGTCAGATGCGTGGCTGGATCCCTGGAACAGCGTAACGTTGCTCGGCGTGGTTGGGGAAGAGGAAGACGATGAATGCGCTAGCCCTCAGGCAACGAGCAGACAAAATGAGCTTCAAACTGGCGAGGCGGGCAATGTCGGCGAAGCCGCTGACACAGGCGCGCCTTCATCGGGAGCTCGATAA
- a CDS encoding F0F1 ATP synthase subunit B: MNINFTLFSQAMAFAVFIWFTVKFVWPPLLRAIETRQKTIADGLAAGERGKHDLELASHRSADLVRDAKQRAADIIAQAEKRAAEIVEEAKSSAKDEGDRILVGAKAEVEQEVFRARESLRQQVAELAVAGASKILRREVDANAHADLLASIKAEL, translated from the coding sequence ATGAATATTAACTTTACGCTTTTTTCCCAGGCAATGGCGTTCGCCGTCTTTATCTGGTTCACGGTCAAGTTCGTATGGCCGCCTTTGCTACGCGCGATAGAAACCCGGCAGAAAACGATTGCCGATGGGCTGGCGGCAGGCGAGCGCGGCAAGCACGACCTGGAGTTGGCAAGTCATCGATCCGCAGATCTGGTGAGGGACGCGAAGCAGCGGGCAGCCGATATCATTGCCCAGGCGGAAAAGCGCGCCGCCGAGATTGTCGAGGAAGCGAAATCGTCCGCGAAAGACGAGGGTGATCGTATCCTCGTCGGCGCCAAGGCGGAGGTCGAACAGGAGGTGTTCCGCGCCAGGGAAAGCTTACGGCAGCAGGTGGCAGAGCTGGCGGTGGCCGGTGCCTCAAAAATTCTACGGCGGGAAGTGGATGCAAACGCCCACGCGGATCTGCTTGCTTCCATCAAGGCAGAGCTGTAA
- a CDS encoding lipopolysaccharide biosynthesis protein, whose amino-acid sequence MASFRVALAYSYLNKYLTLVIHFVTTIILARLLTPADIGIYTVASVFVGLGHLLREFGINNYIVQEKDLTTDRIRAAFTLNLLFGWSIALILYFTRTPIGNFYESEAVREVIGLLCINFLLVPVGAITFAYLRREMRFQHTMIIQVASAIASAATGITAALAGEGYRSLVWSAIAGTLTSVIFTLLFRPPGVMLLPGLREIPHVFAFCRYAGSSEIIVHAGQTAPDWILGKVLDMGAVGLYSRALGTVNIFNKAFTEGLWGVILPHFSKQHRNGKIDSDQYLFLVACITAVAWPFFATLGILAEPVIRILFGEKWLESVPVLRILCIHAILVYTTLLVDQMLISSGRIRTSFRIMASIQVITVIAVLFTARHGLTSVATAVATVGAVQLCIYQIVSQKLLQIPLVSFTRIYRKNILLVIATVMPSLAAILTWGSAALAFIPNVIALVLVTGLMWLGAVWILKAPLRDELALVLRHVKIWRRARAPGGPTQ is encoded by the coding sequence GTGGCCAGTTTTAGAGTAGCGCTCGCTTATTCCTACCTGAACAAATACCTGACACTCGTCATACATTTTGTGACGACGATCATATTGGCCCGTCTGCTCACTCCCGCGGATATCGGCATTTACACAGTCGCATCCGTATTTGTCGGGCTGGGCCACTTGCTCAGGGAATTCGGTATCAACAATTACATTGTCCAGGAGAAGGATCTAACAACGGACAGAATCCGGGCGGCCTTTACCCTCAACCTGCTGTTCGGCTGGAGTATCGCGCTGATTCTTTATTTTACTCGAACTCCGATAGGGAATTTTTACGAGAGCGAGGCAGTGCGAGAGGTCATCGGCCTGTTGTGCATCAACTTCCTGCTGGTTCCGGTGGGCGCGATCACCTTTGCCTATCTCCGCCGTGAGATGCGCTTTCAACATACCATGATCATCCAGGTCGCCAGCGCAATTGCCTCGGCGGCCACGGGCATCACTGCTGCTCTTGCGGGTGAGGGATATCGCAGCCTGGTATGGAGCGCAATTGCCGGTACGTTGACCAGCGTAATCTTTACGCTCCTGTTCCGCCCGCCCGGCGTGATGCTGCTCCCCGGACTCCGCGAGATACCTCATGTTTTCGCCTTTTGCCGCTACGCCGGATCGAGCGAAATCATAGTTCACGCTGGCCAGACCGCGCCCGACTGGATACTGGGAAAAGTGCTGGATATGGGCGCGGTAGGGCTATACAGCCGAGCTTTGGGAACGGTCAACATCTTCAACAAAGCGTTTACCGAAGGCCTGTGGGGCGTCATCCTGCCGCATTTTTCGAAACAGCATCGCAATGGGAAGATAGATAGTGATCAATATCTTTTCCTGGTTGCCTGCATCACCGCCGTGGCGTGGCCTTTCTTTGCAACGCTCGGTATATTGGCCGAGCCGGTAATACGGATCCTGTTCGGCGAAAAGTGGCTGGAGTCGGTGCCCGTCCTGCGCATTCTCTGCATCCATGCCATTCTTGTATATACCACTTTATTGGTGGATCAGATGCTGATTTCCTCCGGACGGATTCGCACCTCTTTTAGAATTATGGCTAGCATTCAGGTCATAACCGTTATTGCTGTATTGTTTACTGCGCGGCACGGCCTGACCTCGGTGGCAACGGCAGTAGCCACCGTCGGCGCTGTTCAGCTATGTATTTACCAGATCGTCAGCCAAAAACTCCTGCAAATTCCGCTTGTCTCCTTTACCCGTATTTACCGCAAGAATATTCTGCTGGTGATTGCGACGGTGATGCCGTCTCTTGCGGCCATCCTTACCTGGGGAAGCGCGGCGCTCGCTTTCATTCCAAACGTTATTGCATTGGTTCTGGTTACCGGGTTGATGTGGTTGGGAGCCGTCTGGATATTAAAAGCGCCGCTCCGCGACGAACTTGCGCTCGTGCTGAGGCATGTAAAGATATGGCGCCGCGCACGCGCGCCCGGAGGGCCAACCCAATGA
- a CDS encoding DUF3565 domain-containing protein, producing the protein MERPIIAFGHDSEGEPIAILNCGHPQHVRHNPPFINRPWVTSEEGRNGMIGQMLNCIRCDKFELPGNFVPYKRTSVFTEESLPLGLRKDHSTKTGVWGKIVVEEGRLRYRVGPLGVDVELSPDNGGIVIPEVLHSVEPLGPVRFFVEFYRAPDEGAPVSAASPTLPASPV; encoded by the coding sequence ATGGAAAGACCGATTATAGCGTTTGGACATGATAGCGAAGGCGAGCCAATCGCGATTCTCAACTGCGGGCACCCGCAGCACGTGCGTCATAACCCGCCATTCATCAATCGTCCATGGGTTACATCGGAGGAAGGCCGTAACGGCATGATCGGGCAGATGCTCAACTGCATACGTTGCGATAAATTCGAGCTGCCAGGCAACTTTGTTCCTTACAAGCGGACCTCGGTCTTTACCGAAGAATCGCTTCCACTCGGCTTGAGAAAGGACCACTCAACCAAAACGGGGGTGTGGGGGAAGATCGTGGTGGAAGAGGGAAGGCTCCGCTATCGGGTAGGCCCGTTGGGCGTCGATGTGGAATTGTCGCCCGACAATGGCGGGATTGTCATACCAGAGGTACTGCACAGCGTGGAACCTCTTGGCCCGGTCCGGTTCTTCGTTGAGTTTTATCGAGCTCCCGATGAAGGCGCGCCTGTGTCAGCGGCTTCGCCGACATTGCCCGCCTCGCCAGTTTGA
- a CDS encoding putative O-glycosylation ligase, exosortase A system-associated, with the protein MRDILVTIIVFALLPRIFKKPYVGVMMWVWISVMNPHTQGWGFATTFPFAAIIGGATIISLLLTRDPKNLPLTSVTWALIAFVLWMNVTTAAALMPEESLVQWNKVMKIMLMTFVTLMLVKTKEQVHLLILVIVGSVGYYGVKGGIFTIVTGGTDMVWGPNSTFIEGNNEIALALIMTIPLLHYLQMVYTDKRVRFALTVAIVLCAIAALGSYSRGALLAIVAMGGFLWLKSQNKLRIALLVIVAMLPAVAFMPEEWSTRMDSINTYEEDQSVQGRFNAWWMAYNLAKERPFVGGGFEIITEDLFYMYAPNPEDLHAAHSIYFQALGEHGFVGLGLYLLLGWLTWRTGTWIIRNTAKRKELHWAFALARMIQVSLIGFAVGGTFLSLLYFDVPYYLMAAMVITRVLVEKELKKQATSVVDNKGPGSAGQFGQLSPSQSQPVARDSS; encoded by the coding sequence ATGAGAGACATTCTCGTTACCATTATCGTTTTCGCCTTGTTGCCTCGCATCTTCAAGAAGCCATACGTGGGCGTGATGATGTGGGTGTGGATCAGCGTGATGAATCCGCACACTCAAGGTTGGGGATTCGCGACCACCTTCCCGTTTGCCGCCATTATTGGCGGTGCGACGATAATCAGCCTTCTTTTAACGAGGGATCCGAAAAACCTGCCCCTTACTTCGGTGACCTGGGCGCTTATCGCTTTCGTGCTGTGGATGAACGTTACCACGGCGGCGGCGCTGATGCCGGAAGAGTCGTTGGTTCAGTGGAACAAGGTCATGAAAATCATGCTCATGACTTTCGTGACACTCATGCTGGTAAAAACCAAGGAACAGGTCCATCTCCTGATCCTCGTAATAGTGGGATCGGTCGGATACTACGGTGTCAAGGGTGGAATCTTCACGATCGTTACCGGGGGAACGGATATGGTCTGGGGACCCAACAGCACATTCATCGAAGGCAACAATGAGATCGCGCTCGCGCTGATCATGACTATTCCGCTTTTGCATTATCTGCAGATGGTCTACACCGATAAACGAGTGCGGTTCGCACTCACGGTTGCCATAGTGCTATGCGCCATCGCTGCGTTGGGATCGTACTCTCGCGGCGCCCTGCTTGCGATTGTGGCGATGGGTGGATTCCTCTGGCTCAAGAGTCAGAACAAGCTCCGCATCGCGCTGCTCGTGATTGTTGCTATGTTGCCCGCAGTCGCGTTCATGCCCGAGGAATGGTCGACAAGAATGGATTCGATCAACACGTATGAGGAGGATCAGTCGGTTCAAGGCCGTTTCAACGCCTGGTGGATGGCGTACAACCTGGCTAAAGAGCGGCCGTTCGTCGGTGGCGGGTTTGAAATCATTACCGAAGACCTGTTTTATATGTACGCCCCAAATCCCGAAGATTTGCATGCGGCTCACAGCATCTACTTCCAGGCGCTGGGAGAGCATGGCTTTGTCGGGCTGGGGCTTTACCTGTTATTGGGATGGCTAACCTGGAGAACCGGGACGTGGATTATTCGCAACACTGCCAAGCGAAAAGAGCTCCATTGGGCGTTCGCACTGGCGAGAATGATCCAGGTGAGCCTGATCGGTTTTGCTGTTGGCGGCACCTTTCTAAGCCTGCTGTATTTCGATGTGCCTTACTACCTCATGGCGGCGATGGTAATCACCCGAGTCCTGGTTGAAAAGGAACTGAAGAAACAGGCTACTTCGGTCGTCGATAATAAAGGCCCGGGTTCTGCGGGTCAGTTCGGGCAGCTGAGCCCTTCGCAATCCCAGCCCGTAGCACGGGACTCGAGCTAG
- the cysC gene encoding adenylyl-sulfate kinase, translating into MNGGNNTVWHRATITRTHRERLNTHRSVVLWFTGFSGSGKSTLAHAVEDRLYHMNCRTFVLDGDNVRQGLCSDLGFSVQDRSENIRRIGEAAKLLVESGVIAMTAFISPFHIDRQRARSIFPHGDFIEIFCDASLDVCEQRDVKGLYKRARAGEVKEFTGISSPYEAPLNPELSILTGEWPIEDCVERVIGHLRQRNIFSGVQNSDG; encoded by the coding sequence ATGAACGGCGGCAACAATACAGTGTGGCATCGCGCCACCATAACCCGTACGCATCGGGAGCGATTGAATACGCATCGCTCAGTAGTGCTATGGTTTACCGGTTTTTCAGGTTCGGGTAAGTCCACGTTGGCGCACGCGGTGGAAGACAGGCTCTATCACATGAACTGCCGCACCTTCGTGTTGGATGGCGACAATGTCCGCCAGGGCCTGTGTTCCGATCTTGGTTTTTCCGTCCAGGATCGGTCGGAAAATATCCGCCGCATCGGCGAGGCTGCGAAATTGCTGGTTGAATCCGGCGTGATTGCGATGACGGCGTTCATCTCCCCCTTTCACATCGACCGTCAGCGCGCGCGAAGCATTTTTCCTCATGGCGACTTTATCGAAATCTTTTGTGATGCAAGCCTGGACGTGTGCGAGCAACGCGATGTGAAGGGTCTTTACAAACGCGCCAGGGCAGGAGAGGTAAAGGAATTTACCGGAATTTCCTCGCCTTACGAAGCGCCGCTTAATCCCGAGCTGTCGATTCTAACCGGCGAGTGGCCGATCGAGGACTGCGTGGAGCGGGTGATCGGCCATCTGCGGCAGCGCAATATCTTCAGCGGAGTGCAGAACAGCGATGGATAG
- a CDS encoding glycosyltransferase, whose protein sequence is MADLKPAISVIIPSYNCEAYIAETIGSVLDQTFGDLELIVVDDGSTDRTRDIVLSYGAPVRLLTQKNAGVCAARNYGIREATGQYICLMDHDDYWFPNKLALQLEQMNRHPEVGLVYSSFIWWHPGEDGVFPHHNSFDQASFPDGTDEQFSGWIYHQLLLDCWVLTSAALIRAEVFDKCGVYDESLPYSEDWDLWLRFSREYPFIKLKRPLTLYRQHPRQGNRVPRSIDYRTELLAKAAAKWGLCSRDGRCITKRQFNENIARYHSEYGLHNLSAGNLKTANRAFLKAWSRYPLNWKSLAFIPAALLGWRPKW, encoded by the coding sequence ATGGCTGACCTCAAACCCGCTATCTCAGTCATCATCCCTTCCTACAACTGTGAGGCTTATATTGCCGAGACAATCGGCAGCGTTCTCGACCAGACGTTCGGCGACCTTGAACTCATTGTCGTGGATGACGGATCGACTGACCGCACCCGTGACATCGTTTTGTCGTATGGGGCGCCGGTCCGGTTGCTTACCCAGAAAAACGCAGGCGTATGCGCGGCGCGAAACTATGGGATACGCGAGGCCACGGGCCAGTACATCTGCCTCATGGATCATGATGACTACTGGTTTCCAAATAAACTTGCGTTACAGTTGGAGCAGATGAATCGGCACCCGGAAGTCGGCCTGGTTTACAGCTCGTTCATCTGGTGGCATCCCGGCGAAGACGGAGTCTTCCCCCATCACAACAGCTTTGACCAAGCCTCGTTTCCTGACGGCACCGATGAACAATTCTCAGGCTGGATATATCACCAGCTTCTGCTTGATTGCTGGGTTTTGACCAGCGCGGCGTTAATCCGCGCGGAAGTGTTCGACAAGTGCGGCGTCTACGACGAGTCCCTGCCTTACAGCGAAGACTGGGACCTATGGTTGCGTTTTTCGCGCGAATACCCTTTCATCAAGTTGAAAAGGCCACTCACCCTTTATCGCCAGCATCCCCGCCAGGGAAACCGCGTACCCAGAAGCATAGACTATCGCACCGAGTTGCTGGCAAAAGCGGCAGCGAAGTGGGGACTTTGCAGTCGCGATGGCCGCTGCATCACCAAGCGCCAATTCAACGAGAATATTGCGCGCTATCATTCGGAATACGGCCTTCACAACCTCTCCGCCGGGAACCTGAAGACCGCTAACCGCGCTTTTCTCAAAGCCTGGTCACGCTATCCGCTCAACTGGAAAAGCCTTGCGTTTATTCCTGCAGCGCTGCTGGGATGGAGGCCGAAGTGGTGA
- a CDS encoding ATP synthase subunit I, translating to MPWIRNKPVRIVMRWQLIITTAMVLALGLLWGFHGAASALLGGVVSIISAAAFSAIVSRYQGATAGGVLITALKAEAVKILVMVILLWLVLTLYKDVVAVGFIGTFALTVLIFGMALFVTDDQKAAGIKQFE from the coding sequence ATGCCCTGGATACGAAACAAGCCCGTACGCATCGTCATGCGTTGGCAACTGATTATCACGACGGCGATGGTGCTGGCGCTTGGTTTATTGTGGGGCTTTCATGGCGCGGCTTCCGCGTTGCTGGGCGGGGTAGTGAGTATTATTTCGGCTGCGGCTTTTTCCGCGATCGTTTCGCGCTACCAGGGCGCCACTGCGGGCGGGGTCTTAATCACTGCATTGAAAGCCGAGGCGGTCAAGATTCTCGTCATGGTGATCCTGCTTTGGCTTGTCCTGACCCTGTACAAGGATGTGGTCGCGGTAGGGTTTATCGGAACATTCGCGCTTACCGTTTTAATTTTTGGCATGGCTTTGTTTGTAACGGATGACCAGAAGGCTGCGGGAATTAAACAGTTTGAATAG
- a CDS encoding polysaccharide deacetylase family protein — translation MLTRSLLQLLSRGGSQGRLSILIYHRVAVQPDPLFPDECDARRFDAQLRQLATCFNVIPLSDAVRGLNRGKLPPRAACITFDDGYADNAEVALPILQRHGLSATFFVAAGFLDGGRMWNDTVIELVRRAPGESLDLSEIDLGRFEIGSIPQRREAIANLIDKLKYLPMESRQVKVDEMCALIPAVPPDNLMMTSNQLRALHASGMEIGGHTVNHPILARTEDSVASAEIANGKEMLEGIIRSPVRIFAYPNGKPERDYMRQHPEMVKHLGFDAAVSTAHGTATPGSDVYQLPRFTPWDRSELRFTLRMAQNMLTAVETA, via the coding sequence TTGCTGACCCGTTCGCTATTGCAGCTCCTGTCCCGCGGCGGTTCGCAGGGCCGCCTGTCCATACTGATCTATCATCGCGTGGCGGTTCAACCGGACCCGTTGTTTCCAGACGAATGCGATGCCCGGCGTTTCGATGCGCAGTTGAGGCAGCTTGCCACATGCTTCAACGTCATTCCGCTCTCGGATGCGGTGCGCGGCCTTAATCGGGGAAAACTGCCTCCCCGTGCGGCCTGCATTACATTTGACGACGGGTATGCGGACAATGCGGAGGTCGCCTTGCCGATTCTGCAAAGGCACGGCTTATCCGCCACTTTTTTTGTAGCGGCAGGCTTCCTTGACGGCGGGCGGATGTGGAACGACACAGTCATAGAGCTTGTGCGTCGCGCGCCTGGAGAGTCCCTCGATCTGAGTGAAATTGATCTTGGACGATTCGAGATTGGGAGCATTCCTCAACGCCGCGAGGCCATCGCCAATCTCATAGACAAGCTGAAGTATTTGCCGATGGAATCGCGGCAGGTGAAAGTGGATGAAATGTGCGCGCTTATCCCGGCAGTTCCACCAGACAATCTCATGATGACGTCAAATCAGCTCAGGGCGCTGCATGCGTCCGGGATGGAAATCGGCGGACATACAGTGAATCACCCCATCCTGGCGCGTACGGAAGACAGCGTCGCCAGTGCGGAAATAGCGAATGGGAAGGAAATGCTGGAAGGCATCATCCGAAGTCCGGTGCGGATTTTCGCTTACCCAAACGGGAAGCCGGAGCGCGATTACATGCGTCAGCATCCGGAAATGGTGAAACACTTGGGTTTTGACGCGGCGGTTTCGACTGCTCACGGCACGGCGACGCCGGGCAGCGACGTATACCAGTTGCCGCGGTTTACGCCGTGGGACCGGAGCGAACTGCGCTTCACCCTGCGAATGGCGCAAAATATGCTCACGGCCGTGGAAACGGCCTAG